Proteins encoded together in one Macadamia integrifolia cultivar HAES 741 chromosome 8, SCU_Mint_v3, whole genome shotgun sequence window:
- the LOC122086366 gene encoding uncharacterized protein LOC122086366 — protein sequence MSTEAPTPTVRQKLVTLNKAFQLAESWVNDMSGSAADDSTEVEFEGRPLRLGLGAKVVHQSKTRALTDPVERKLRAKLDAGKRKAAQSIEESNLSEQNDKVGEDDSEDEDSESRTNAFPKKRSILPASLHDKKRHK from the exons ATGAGCACGGAGGCACCAACACCGACAGTTCGTCAGAAGCTGGTGACGTTGAATAAGGCATTTCAATTA GCTGAGTCATGGGTTAATGACATGAGTGGATCAGCAGCGGATGATTCAACTGAAGTAGAATTTGAGGGCCGGCCCCTgag GCTAGGACTAGGGGCGAAAGTAGTACATCAATCGAAAACCAGAGCTTTAACTGATCCTGTTGAAAGAAAATTACGTGCCAAGTTGGATGCTGGAAAAAGAAAAGCTGCCCAAAGCATAGAAGAATCCAATCTATCTGAGCAAAATGATAAAGTTGGAGAGGATGATAGTGAAGATGAGGATTCAGAGAGCAGAACCAATGCCTTTCCAAAGAAGAGATCGATCCTCCCTGCCTCTTTGCATGATAAAAAGAGACATAAGTAA